One window from the genome of Thermithiobacillus plumbiphilus encodes:
- a CDS encoding alpha-ketoacid dehydrogenase subunit beta, translated as MSEMMYWQGILRAHDEEMARDPLVFAMGEDIAVAGGTYKATQGLLAKYGEQRVMDTPISENSYTGIGVGAAMTGCRPIIEIMSVNFAWLAMDQIVNSAAKIHYMSGGRIKVPVVIRTPGGTAHQLGAQHSARMEKVFMGVSGLRVVTPSNPRDAYGLLKSAVRSDDPVVIIEHELMYNMKGEIPDEEFFTPLEGLEVVRPGRDITLFGYNISVHWAREAADFLAQHHGIDAEVIDLRSLKPLDRDGIRKSVAKTHRAVIIEEDEAPCGVGSEVMAIINEEVFFELDAAPVRVHAADVPIPYNHKLEKAAIPNASKAVQAVLKMFGK; from the coding sequence ATGAGCGAAATGATGTACTGGCAGGGCATCCTGCGCGCTCACGATGAGGAAATGGCCCGTGATCCGCTGGTCTTCGCCATGGGCGAGGACATCGCCGTGGCGGGCGGCACCTACAAGGCCACCCAGGGCCTGCTGGCCAAGTATGGCGAACAGCGGGTGATGGACACGCCGATCTCGGAAAACTCCTATACCGGCATTGGCGTCGGCGCGGCCATGACCGGCTGCCGCCCCATCATCGAGATCATGAGCGTGAACTTCGCCTGGCTCGCCATGGACCAGATCGTCAACTCGGCGGCCAAGATCCATTACATGTCCGGCGGCCGCATCAAGGTCCCGGTCGTGATTCGCACCCCCGGCGGCACCGCCCACCAGCTCGGCGCCCAGCACTCGGCGCGCATGGAAAAGGTGTTCATGGGCGTGTCCGGCCTGCGCGTGGTCACCCCGAGCAATCCGCGCGACGCCTATGGCCTGCTCAAGAGCGCGGTGCGCTCCGATGATCCGGTGGTCATCATCGAGCACGAGCTCATGTACAACATGAAGGGCGAGATCCCGGACGAGGAATTCTTCACGCCGCTCGAAGGCCTGGAAGTCGTGCGCCCCGGCCGCGACATCACCCTGTTCGGCTACAACATCAGCGTGCACTGGGCGCGCGAGGCGGCGGATTTCCTGGCCCAGCACCATGGCATCGACGCCGAGGTCATCGACCTGCGCTCGCTCAAGCCCCTGGACCGCGACGGCATCCGCAAGAGTGTGGCCAAGACCCACCGGGCCGTCATCATCGAGGAAGATGAAGCACCCTGCGGCGTGGGCTCGGAAGTGATGGCCATCATCAACGAGGAAGTCTTCTTCGAGCTGGATGCCGCCCCCGTGCGCGTGCATGCCGCGGATGTGCCCATTCCCTACAACCACAAGCTGGAAAAGGCTGCCATCCCGAACGCCAGCAAGGCCGTTCAGGCGGTCCTGAAGATGTTCGGCAAATAG
- the pdhA gene encoding pyruvate dehydrogenase (acetyl-transferring) E1 component subunit alpha translates to MDAAEQKQLLREMLFARRFEERCAEAYHERKIGGFLHLYPGQEACALGVMKVARPGHDYAITGYRDHVHAIACGAPAREVMAELFGKETGSSRGRGGSMHIFDPTVHFMGGYALVGGPFPLAAGLAKGIQMQGTDQIAICFLGEGANNQGTFHETMNMAQLWKLPVLFVCENNGYGIGTADYRAAAVTEQYKRVCAYNMAASKHDGQDIETVMEAARTAVDFVRSGQGPYFLELQTYRLRGHSMSDSGAYRTKEEVETWAQRDPLLLYKNKLIERKVISEEDYRDMEKSVLDEIENDIIKFAEESPEPRVEDLEKYVLVEGESQ, encoded by the coding sequence ATGGACGCCGCAGAACAGAAACAACTCCTGCGCGAGATGCTGTTTGCGCGCCGCTTCGAGGAGCGTTGCGCCGAAGCCTACCACGAACGCAAGATCGGGGGCTTCCTTCACCTCTATCCGGGCCAGGAGGCCTGCGCCCTGGGCGTGATGAAGGTCGCCCGCCCCGGCCACGATTACGCCATCACCGGCTATCGCGACCACGTGCACGCCATCGCCTGCGGCGCGCCCGCGCGCGAGGTCATGGCCGAGCTTTTCGGCAAGGAGACCGGGTCCTCGCGCGGCCGCGGCGGTTCCATGCACATCTTTGATCCCACGGTCCATTTCATGGGTGGCTATGCCCTCGTGGGCGGCCCCTTCCCGCTGGCGGCGGGCCTGGCCAAGGGCATCCAGATGCAGGGTACCGATCAGATCGCCATCTGTTTTCTCGGTGAAGGCGCCAACAATCAGGGCACCTTCCACGAGACCATGAACATGGCCCAGCTCTGGAAGCTGCCGGTGCTTTTCGTCTGCGAGAACAATGGCTATGGCATCGGCACCGCCGATTACCGCGCCGCCGCCGTGACCGAGCAGTACAAGCGCGTCTGCGCCTACAACATGGCAGCCAGCAAGCATGACGGCCAGGACATCGAAACCGTCATGGAAGCCGCCAGAACCGCGGTGGATTTCGTGCGCTCCGGCCAGGGCCCCTACTTCCTCGAACTGCAGACCTACCGCCTGCGCGGCCACTCGATGTCCGATTCCGGCGCCTACCGCACCAAGGAAGAGGTCGAGACCTGGGCCCAGCGCGATCCGCTGCTGCTCTACAAGAACAAGCTCATCGAGCGCAAGGTCATCAGCGAGGAAGACTATCGCGACATGGAGAAATCCGTGCTCGACGAAATCGAGAACGACATCATCAAGTTCGCCGAAGAGAGCCCCGAGCCACGCGTCGAGGATCTGGAAAAATACGTACTGGTCGAGGGGGAAAGCCAATGA
- a CDS encoding TolC family outer membrane protein has translation MSPKAGVPLTLFAILVGASQPVAADDLLQIYEQAAARDPVVSQARAQLTASRENLPIARSALLPNVAANAQISRHRLELNGLGPLGPAGAMWYTDRSYSVSLAQPLFNGRTWPALRAAKAQISAAEANLIAARQNLIVRTTNAYFGVLNAIRGERIAQSELERLQALQQQAEAFLKAGTGEIIALREAQSRVAGARAALINAQSQHRIADQTLQRLTGTPANTIADLGNFEPQDPEPASIQPWIESAESSQPTLKAAREQLQAAREQIEVISRERWPTLSLNGGYSYDEGGFTGTMTTKDTFVGLQASIPLYEGGQIAARTRQARAQAEASRFALQDLNDDVRLSTETAFLQLQDSAARLRALQEQVQSARTSLEATRKGREIGTRTNIDVLNAVQILASAERQLNDAQYNHILARVRLKQVAGVLSEADIRSLNAMLTP, from the coding sequence ATGTCCCCGAAGGCTGGCGTCCCGCTTACACTTTTCGCAATCCTGGTCGGCGCGTCCCAGCCGGTGGCTGCCGATGACCTGCTCCAGATCTATGAACAGGCGGCCGCGCGTGATCCGGTGGTCAGCCAGGCACGCGCACAGCTGACGGCATCCCGCGAGAACCTGCCGATCGCGCGCTCAGCCCTGCTGCCCAATGTCGCCGCCAACGCGCAGATCAGCCGACACCGGCTGGAACTCAATGGCCTCGGCCCCCTCGGTCCTGCCGGCGCCATGTGGTATACCGATCGCAGCTACAGCGTGTCACTCGCACAGCCGCTTTTCAATGGCCGCACCTGGCCAGCCCTGCGTGCCGCGAAGGCACAGATCAGTGCTGCCGAGGCAAACCTGATCGCCGCGCGCCAGAATCTCATCGTCCGCACTACCAATGCCTACTTCGGTGTCCTCAATGCCATTCGCGGGGAACGCATCGCGCAGAGCGAACTGGAACGCCTGCAGGCCCTGCAACAGCAAGCCGAGGCCTTTTTGAAGGCCGGCACCGGCGAGATCATCGCCCTGCGCGAAGCCCAATCCCGGGTCGCCGGCGCGCGCGCCGCCCTGATCAATGCCCAGAGCCAGCACCGCATCGCCGACCAGACCCTGCAACGCCTGACCGGCACGCCGGCCAATACAATCGCCGATCTGGGCAATTTCGAACCCCAGGACCCTGAACCGGCCAGCATCCAACCCTGGATCGAGAGTGCGGAATCCAGCCAACCCACCCTGAAGGCGGCCCGCGAACAGCTGCAGGCGGCTCGCGAACAGATCGAGGTAATCTCACGCGAACGCTGGCCCACGCTCAGCCTCAATGGTGGCTATAGCTATGACGAGGGCGGTTTCACCGGCACGATGACCACCAAGGATACCTTTGTGGGCCTGCAGGCCAGCATACCGCTTTATGAAGGGGGGCAGATAGCCGCCCGCACCCGCCAGGCGCGCGCCCAGGCCGAGGCGAGCCGTTTTGCATTGCAGGATCTGAACGACGATGTGCGCCTGAGCACCGAAACAGCATTCCTGCAGCTTCAGGACAGCGCGGCGCGCCTGCGTGCCCTGCAGGAACAGGTCCAGAGCGCGCGCACCAGCCTGGAGGCCACCCGCAAGGGCCGCGAGATCGGCACACGCACCAACATCGACGTCCTCAATGCCGTACAGATCCTCGCCAGCGCCGAGCGCCAGCTCAATGACGCCCAATATAACCACATACTTGCCCGCGTACGGCTCAAGCAGGTTGCCGGGGTGCTGAGCGAGGCCGACATCCGCTCGCTCAATGCCATGCTGACGCCCTGA
- a CDS encoding TetR/AcrR family transcriptional regulator produces MSGVHAEHPEHVSEGASRILEAACTLFAEQGYDAVSMSLIAQRAGISKANIYHHFKTKFDLYMAVLMRACRDSGGLVQVLLERNQSLAPALGHFARDHLQRLLDHETFSRIILRELLEGGRQRGEQLAQSGFNASFSRLADALQQRRANGELREDVDPAALAVLLIGANVFFFAARDLICHYSSVDFAEDPDRYLSLVLDIILHGALPDAQPKNQQDP; encoded by the coding sequence GTGTCCGGCGTCCATGCCGAACATCCCGAACATGTCAGTGAGGGCGCCAGCCGTATTCTGGAGGCAGCCTGCACCCTGTTTGCCGAGCAGGGCTATGATGCCGTTTCCATGAGCCTGATCGCACAGCGGGCCGGAATCAGCAAGGCCAATATCTATCATCATTTCAAGACCAAGTTCGATCTGTACATGGCGGTGTTGATGCGGGCCTGCAGGGATTCCGGCGGGCTGGTCCAGGTGCTGCTCGAACGCAATCAGTCCCTGGCACCCGCGCTGGGGCATTTTGCCAGGGATCATCTGCAGCGTTTGCTCGATCATGAAACCTTTTCCAGGATCATTCTGCGTGAGCTTCTGGAGGGCGGGCGTCAGCGTGGCGAGCAACTGGCGCAGAGTGGTTTCAACGCCAGCTTCTCGCGCCTGGCGGATGCCCTGCAACAGCGGCGGGCCAATGGCGAACTGCGGGAGGATGTGGATCCCGCGGCGCTGGCGGTGCTGCTCATCGGCGCCAATGTCTTTTTCTTCGCCGCCCGCGACCTGATCTGTCACTACTCCAGCGTGGATTTCGCCGAGGATCCGGACCGCTATCTGTCACTGGTGCTGGACATCATCCTGCATGGCGCGTTGCCCGACGCGCAGCCCAAAAATCAGCAAGATCCATAA